A portion of the Girardinichthys multiradiatus isolate DD_20200921_A chromosome 23, DD_fGirMul_XY1, whole genome shotgun sequence genome contains these proteins:
- the c23h4orf47 gene encoding UPF0602 protein C4orf47 homolog isoform X1 has product MQSAHGKSDMERLGVFMEMSYISVGDKYTSTNSRPFNESAYQSRQMQAGVTKQLCALQSGFFDKSFKRIFEKEALSEPLRLARRNRMQQAKRNIGKAFLPCSGTKKPCGSGSYYGTLSGPIEATSPLSIPKKVHHSPGRNIVTSPTKKGSGYSYPNVTLSKTDLYVSDPYDRAKEALKKEGAIHRAKLNDGPFRINLHPQDYFQGNPYRSHKPLPPAQKPSQLQKNVSLVPFKPTSPSKRIGGMKAGTFDAYPSHSADPYVIRRSKPANKEPVFHPSPGPKSTPVKSIISVNVNRRINSTNYTSTIPAVMNP; this is encoded by the exons ATGCAGTCGGCTCATGGAAAGAGTGATATGGAGCGTTTGGGCGTTTTTATGGAGATGAGCTACATATCTGTAGGAGACAAGTACACTTCAACCAACAGCC GTCCATTCAATGAGTCAGCATATCAAAGCCGTCAGATGCAAGCGGGGGTCACCAAACAACTGTGTGCTCTGCAAAGTGGCTTTTTCGACAAGtcttttaaaaggatttttgaGAAAGAAGCACTGAGTGAACCCTTGAGACTGGCTCGGAGGAATCGGATGCAGCAGGCCAAGAGGAACATAGGCAAAGCCTTCCTGCCCTGTAGTGGGACCAAGAAGCC CTGTGGTTCTGGTAGTTACTACGGCACCTTGTCTGGACCTATAGAAGCCACAAGTCCACTGTCAATCCCCAAGAAAGTTCACCATTCACCTGGACGCAACATTGTCACTTCACCCACCAAGAAAGGCAGTGGTTACAG CTATCCTAATGTCACTCTGTCCAAAACTGATCTCTATGTCTCCGACCCATATGATAGAGCCAAAGAAGCCCTTAAG AAGGAAGGAGCAATCCATCGTGCCAAACTAAACGATGGACCCTTCAGAATCAATCTTCACCCGCAGGATTATTTCCAAGGCAATCCGTATCGCAGCCACAAGCCACTCCCACCTGCACAAAAGCCCTCACAACTCCAGAAGAACGTTTCCCTGGTTCCTTTCAAGCCCACATCCCCCAGCAAACGG ATTGGAGGAATGAAAGCTGGCACATTTGATGCCTATCCCTCACATTCTGCTGATCCCTATGTCATTCGCCGCTCCAAACCAGCCAATAAAGAGCCAGTGTTTCATCCTTCTCCTGGTCCCAAGAGCACGCCTGTCAAAAGTATAATCTCTGTCAATGTTAACAG AAGAATCAATTCTACAAACTACACTTCTACCATCCCAGCTGTGATGAACCCATGA
- the c23h4orf47 gene encoding UPF0602 protein C4orf47 homolog isoform X2, with translation MQSAHGKSDMERLGVFMEMSYISVGDKYTSTNSRPFNESAYQSRQMQAGVTKQLCALQSGFFDKSFKRIFEKEALSEPLRLARRNRMQQAKRNIGKAFLPCSGTKKPCGSGSYYGTLSGPIEATSPLSIPKKVHHSPGRNIVTSPTKKGSGYSYPNVTLSKTDLYVSDPYDRAKEALKKEGAIHRAKLNDGPFRINLHPQDYFQGNPYRSHKPLPPAQKPSQLQKNVSLVPFKPTSPSKRIGGMKAGTFDAYPSHSADPYVIRRSKPANKEPVFHPSPGPKSTPVKKESILQTTLLPSQL, from the exons ATGCAGTCGGCTCATGGAAAGAGTGATATGGAGCGTTTGGGCGTTTTTATGGAGATGAGCTACATATCTGTAGGAGACAAGTACACTTCAACCAACAGCC GTCCATTCAATGAGTCAGCATATCAAAGCCGTCAGATGCAAGCGGGGGTCACCAAACAACTGTGTGCTCTGCAAAGTGGCTTTTTCGACAAGtcttttaaaaggatttttgaGAAAGAAGCACTGAGTGAACCCTTGAGACTGGCTCGGAGGAATCGGATGCAGCAGGCCAAGAGGAACATAGGCAAAGCCTTCCTGCCCTGTAGTGGGACCAAGAAGCC CTGTGGTTCTGGTAGTTACTACGGCACCTTGTCTGGACCTATAGAAGCCACAAGTCCACTGTCAATCCCCAAGAAAGTTCACCATTCACCTGGACGCAACATTGTCACTTCACCCACCAAGAAAGGCAGTGGTTACAG CTATCCTAATGTCACTCTGTCCAAAACTGATCTCTATGTCTCCGACCCATATGATAGAGCCAAAGAAGCCCTTAAG AAGGAAGGAGCAATCCATCGTGCCAAACTAAACGATGGACCCTTCAGAATCAATCTTCACCCGCAGGATTATTTCCAAGGCAATCCGTATCGCAGCCACAAGCCACTCCCACCTGCACAAAAGCCCTCACAACTCCAGAAGAACGTTTCCCTGGTTCCTTTCAAGCCCACATCCCCCAGCAAACGG ATTGGAGGAATGAAAGCTGGCACATTTGATGCCTATCCCTCACATTCTGCTGATCCCTATGTCATTCGCCGCTCCAAACCAGCCAATAAAGAGCCAGTGTTTCATCCTTCTCCTGGTCCCAAGAGCACGCCTGTCAAAA AAGAATCAATTCTACAAACTACACTTCTACCATCCCAGCTGTGA